GGAAGTGGTCCGAGCGGAAGAAGCTGCCCGCGCCCGGACGGGGATCGGGCGAATAGGCCCGGCCGCGCTTGGCGCCCAGGGCCACCAGGTCGTCCTGCAGGGTCAGGGGCGCATCGCCCGAGGTGGTGAAGTCCCGCGCCGGCCCCGCCGTGGAGCCACCGTCCATGTTGATGACCCCCGCCGTGGTCGCGAGGGGATAGAGGGGATTGGAGGCGTAGTATTCCGAACCGAGGAGGCCCTTTTCCTCTGCGGTCACCGCCAGGAAGACCACTGAACGGTCCGTCGCCGGGGCCTTGGCGTACTCGCGGCCGATCTCCAGCAAGGAGGCCGTGCCCAGCGAATTGTCCAGGGCGCCGTTGTAGATCCGGTCGCCCCTGGCGTCCGGCAGGCCGACGCCCAGGTGGTCCCAGTGGGCCGTGTAGATCACCGTCTCGTCGGGGTGCTTCCGGCCCGGCTTGCGCGCCGCCACGTTCTTCGAGACGATCTTCTGGGCCTTGACTGCGTGGTCCGTGGAGAAGGTCACGCCGGTCAGCTCCACCGGACGGAAGTCGCGGGTCTGGGCCTTGGCCTTCAGGGCCTCGAAATCCAGGCCGGCGGCCTTGAACAGGTCCACCGTCACGCCGCGCTGGACCCATCCCTCCAGGGGCGCATGGGCCTCGGCGGGATTGGCGCGGATGATGTCGAAGATGGTGTTGGTGTTCGAATTCTTCACCGTCGCCCAGCCGTAGGAGGCCGGGTCGGTCTCGTGGATCACCAGGAAGCCCACCGCGCCCCGCCGTGCGGCCTCCTCGAACTTGTAGGTCCAGCGGCCGTAATAGGTCATGGCCTTGCCGCCGAACTCGCCCTTGCCGGTCTCGAAGTCCGGGTCGTTGATCAGCACCAGGCCGATCTTTCCCTTCATGTCGACGCCCTTGAAGTCATCCCAGTTCCGCTCGGGGGCGGTGACGCCATAGCCGATGAAGACCAGGGGAACGTCCTTCAGGGTCAGGCGGCTGATCCCGGTCTGGGCCGCGCGGATGGCGATCTCCTCGCCCTGGGTCCAGGCGCGGGTCTGGCCGCCGACGTTCACGCTTACCGCCACCGGGCCCTCGGTGTCGAAGCGGGCCAGGGGCACGTCCTGGGTCCAGGCGCGGGTCCCGTCCTTCTGCAGGTCGCCGCCGGGCGCCAGGCCGAAGCTTTTGAACTGCTCGACCAGGTAGGCCACGGTCTTGCGCTCGCCCTCGGTGTCGGGGCCGCGCCCCTCGAAGGCGTCGGAAGACAGGATCTTCACATGCTCGGTCAGGCGGGCCGGATCCAGGTCGGCGGCCAGGACGGGCGAGGCGAGCAGGACGGCCGCCAGGCTGGCCAGGAGCGTGCGCTTGAAGGACATTCGGTTTCCCTTGGAAGGAAGTTTCAAGGCGTGATTACCCGCAGCCGCCGGCTTTCGCCAGAAGCGCCGGGTCAGAATTCGCCCTGCAGGATGCGGGCGAAGAGGGCGGGGTCCACATTCCCCCCGGACAGGACCAGGCCCACGCAGGCGCCGGCCCCCGCTTCGGGGACCTTGCCGGCCAGCAGGGCGGCGAGCCCTACCGCTCCGCCCGGCTCCACCACCAGCTTGAGGATGGAGAAGGCCAGCCGCACGGCCTGGGCCACCTCGGCGTCGCTGACCGTCGCGATCCCCGACAGCCTCGCCTGCAGGATGGGAAAGGTCAGCTCGCCCGTCGACGGGGTCTCCAGGGAGTCGCAGAGGGTCCGCACGGTGGGCGCCGCGCTTTCGCGCCGGCCGCTGGCCAGGGACCGGCGGGCGTCGTCGTAGAGCTCGGGCTCCACCCCCACGATCCGGGTCTGCGGCGACAGGGTCTGGACCGCCAGGGCCACTCCCGCCATCAGGCCGCCGCCCCCCACCGGGCCGACGACCAGGTCCAGCTCCGCCCCCAGGGCCTGCGCCTGCCGGGCCAGCTCCAGCCCCGCCGTGCCCTGCCCCGCAATGATGTCGCGGTCATCGTAGGCCGGCACGATGACCGCCCCCCTCTCTCCCGCCAGCCGTGCCGCGATCGCCTCGCGGCTCTCGGTCATCCGGTCGTAGAAGACCACCTCGGCGCCGTAGCCCCGCGTGGCCTCCACCTTCACCGCCGGGGCGTCGGCGGGCATGACGATCACCGCCGGCATGTCCAGCAGGCGCGCCGCCAGGGCCACGCCCTGGGCATGGTTGCCCGAGGAAAAGGCCACCACCCCGCGCGGCCGGTCCGCCGGCGCCACCTGCGACAGCCGGTTGAAGGCCCCGCGGAACTTGAAGGCGCCGACCCTCTGAAGGGTCTCGGGCTTGATCAGCACCCTCAGGCCCAGCCGGTCGTTCAGGGCCGGGCTCTCGATGAGGGGCGTGACGACCGCCTGTCCCGAAAGGCGCTCGGCCGCCGCCTCGATGTCGGCGAAGGCGACGGCGCTCACCGGGCGAACACCATGGCGTCGTCGGCGAAGGCCTTGAACTCCAGGGCGTTGCCCGAGGGGTCCAGGAAGAACAGGGTCGCCTGCTCCCCCGGCTGGCCCTGGAAGCGGATCTGCGGCGGGATGATGAAGTCGACGCCGGCCGCCTCCAGCCGCCCGGCCAGGTCGCGCCAGGCGGGCAGGTCCAGGATCACGCCGAAATGACGCACGGGCACGTTCTCGCCATCCACGGGATTGGTCGCCACGGTCTCCGGCGCCGGCGCCAGGTGGGCGACGATCTGGTGGCCGTGGAAGTCGAAGTCCACCCACTCCGGGCTCGACCGGCCCTCGGCGCAGCCCAGCAGGCCGCCATAGAAGGCGCGGGCCTCTTCGAGGTCGCGGACGGGAAAGGCGAGGTGGAAGCGCGGTCTGGACATGCCCCTGTCCTAGCGCCGGCCGGACGATGGCTCCAGACCGAAATCCCTTGACGACGGCGCCGCCCGACTGTCTATCCCCCTGGACCGGGAAGCCGGCGCCGCTGCGCTCTTCCTGGCCGCGACAATCTGCAAACTCCCCCCGCCGAGCGCCTGTCGAAGGGCGGGGAGGGATCCGCCCGGCAGGCGGACTTCGCGCATCTGACAGGATCACATCATGGGCAACGTCACCGTCATCGGCGGCCAGTGGGGCGACGAGGGCAAGGGCAAGGTCATCGACTGGCTGGCCGACCGGGCCGACGTCGTGGTCCGCTTCCAGGGCGGCAACAACGCCGGCCACACCATCGTGGTGGGCGACAGGACCTACAAGCTGTCCCTGCTGCCCTCGGGCGTCGTCCAGGGCAAGCTCAGCATCATCGGCAACGGCGTCGTGGTGGATCCCTGGTCCCTGATGGACGAGATCGGCCGCGCCCGGGCCCAGGGCCTCACCATCACCCCGGACGTCCTGGTCGTGGCCGACAACGCCACGGTCATCCTGCCCCTGCACCGCGACCTCGACCAGGCCCGCGAGGCCCGGGCCGGCGCGGGCAGGATCGGCACCACCGGCCGGGGCATCGGCCCGGCCTACGAGGACAAGGTCGGGCGCCGGGCCATCCGCTTCGCCGACCTCGCCGACCGCGAGGCCCTGGAGACCAAGATCGAGCGCCTGCTGGCCCACCACGGCGCCCTGCGCGCGGGCCTCGGCCTGACCCCCGTCACCCCCGCTGATATCCTTGCCCAGCTGGCCGAGATCACCCCCCAGGTCGCCCCCTTTGTGAAACCGGCCTGGCGCATCCTCGGCGACCAGATCCGCGCCGGCCGCAGGGTCCTGTTCGAGGGCGCCCAGGCCACCCTGCTGGACGTCGACCACGGCACCTATCCCTACGTGACCAGCTCCAACACCGTGGCGGGGCAGGTGGCGGCGGGCTCCGGCGTCGGGCCCCAGGCCGGGGGCTATGTCCTGGGCATCGTCAAGGCCTACACCACCCGGGTGGGCGAGGGCCCCTTCCCCACCGAACTGCATGACGAGATCGGCGCCCGGCTGGGCGACCGCGGGCACGAGTTCGGCACGGTCACCGGCCGGCCCCGCCGCTGCGGCTGGTTCGACGCGGCCCTGGTCCGCCAGTCCATCCGCGTCGGCGGGGTCCAGGGCATCGTCCTGACCAAGCTGGACGTGCTGGACGGGATCGAGACCCTGAAGATCTGCACCGGCTACACCCTCGACGGCCGGTCCTTCGACTACCTACCCGCCGGCCTGCGCGACCAGGCCCGCCTGGTCCCGGTCTACGAGGAGATCGAGGGCTGGACCGACAGCACCGAGGGCGCCCGCTCCTGGAAGGACCTGCCCGGCGCGGCGGTGAAGTACGTGCGCCGGATCGAGGAGCTGGTCGGCGCCCCCGTGGCCCTCTTGTCCACCAGTCCCCAGCGGGACGACATCATCATGATGCGGGACCCGTTCCTGGACTGAGGCGGGCGCTCTGGCCGGGGACAGAGCCCTCCGAAGCCGCCGGCCTGGGTGACGGTACGCGCAGATGCGTGGTGAAGAACCGGATCACGTCCCGGTCAAAGGTCTCGTGGAAGGCCGCCCTGTCAAAGCCGGGCGTCGGCGCGCAGATCGCCGGCGCAAAGAGCTTCAGCTGGGCCGAACAGGGCGGCATGAAGTCGTAATGGCCGGCGCCTTCGACCCGAAAGAACTCCGGCGGCTTCGGCAAGGCGGCTTTCACGGGCTCCACATAGCTCGGCGCCGGCAGGATCTGGTCCGCGCCGGCCTGCCACAATTGGACGGGCTGGGTCACCTCGGCCAGGCCTTTGCCGGCGAAGGTGAAGCCAAGGGCAGGCGCGGCGATCACAAGGGCCTTCAGGCGCGGATCCCGATGGATCACCAGGGCGTCCCGGGCGGCCGGACTTCCAGTCGAGGGAGTCTTGGCGACCAGACGGCAGTCGAAATAGTCGGGATGGGAGCGGCAGTGTTCGACCACCCGGGTCATGTCCGGCTCGCCGCCAGCTGCCGCCAGCATGGTGAACCCGCCGGCCGAATATCCGAAGGCGCCGATCTGCTTGGCGTCGATCCCGCCCCGGCCCTCCCACGCGGTCAGCATGTAATCGATCAGCACAGAGACCTGGCGCGTCCGCCCGCCCAGGTCGGACGCCCGGCTCTGGTCGCGCCAGTTGTCGCCCGTATGGGTCAGGGCGACGACGACAAAGCCTGCTCGGGCCAGGGCCTCG
The sequence above is a segment of the Phenylobacterium parvum genome. Coding sequences within it:
- a CDS encoding M28 family metallopeptidase produces the protein MSFKRTLLASLAAVLLASPVLAADLDPARLTEHVKILSSDAFEGRGPDTEGERKTVAYLVEQFKSFGLAPGGDLQKDGTRAWTQDVPLARFDTEGPVAVSVNVGGQTRAWTQGEEIAIRAAQTGISRLTLKDVPLVFIGYGVTAPERNWDDFKGVDMKGKIGLVLINDPDFETGKGEFGGKAMTYYGRWTYKFEEAARRGAVGFLVIHETDPASYGWATVKNSNTNTIFDIIRANPAEAHAPLEGWVQRGVTVDLFKAAGLDFEALKAKAQTRDFRPVELTGVTFSTDHAVKAQKIVSKNVAARKPGRKHPDETVIYTAHWDHLGVGLPDARGDRIYNGALDNSLGTASLLEIGREYAKAPATDRSVVFLAVTAEEKGLLGSEYYASNPLYPLATTAGVINMDGGSTAGPARDFTTSGDAPLTLQDDLVALGAKRGRAYSPDPRPGAGSFFRSDHFPFAKRGVPAISFGSGQDLVEGGRARGEALARDYTTYRYHQPADEWSPDWNLAGTVQDGHLLYDLGRELANSRRWPDWKEGSEFRAVRAGTSAQRK
- a CDS encoding threonine ammonia-lyase codes for the protein MSAVAFADIEAAAERLSGQAVVTPLIESPALNDRLGLRVLIKPETLQRVGAFKFRGAFNRLSQVAPADRPRGVVAFSSGNHAQGVALAARLLDMPAVIVMPADAPAVKVEATRGYGAEVVFYDRMTESREAIAARLAGERGAVIVPAYDDRDIIAGQGTAGLELARQAQALGAELDLVVGPVGGGGLMAGVALAVQTLSPQTRIVGVEPELYDDARRSLASGRRESAAPTVRTLCDSLETPSTGELTFPILQARLSGIATVSDAEVAQAVRLAFSILKLVVEPGGAVGLAALLAGKVPEAGAGACVGLVLSGGNVDPALFARILQGEF
- a CDS encoding VOC family protein — protein: MSRPRFHLAFPVRDLEEARAFYGGLLGCAEGRSSPEWVDFDFHGHQIVAHLAPAPETVATNPVDGENVPVRHFGVILDLPAWRDLAGRLEAAGVDFIIPPQIRFQGQPGEQATLFFLDPSGNALEFKAFADDAMVFAR
- a CDS encoding adenylosuccinate synthase, which translates into the protein MGNVTVIGGQWGDEGKGKVIDWLADRADVVVRFQGGNNAGHTIVVGDRTYKLSLLPSGVVQGKLSIIGNGVVVDPWSLMDEIGRARAQGLTITPDVLVVADNATVILPLHRDLDQAREARAGAGRIGTTGRGIGPAYEDKVGRRAIRFADLADREALETKIERLLAHHGALRAGLGLTPVTPADILAQLAEITPQVAPFVKPAWRILGDQIRAGRRVLFEGAQATLLDVDHGTYPYVTSSNTVAGQVAAGSGVGPQAGGYVLGIVKAYTTRVGEGPFPTELHDEIGARLGDRGHEFGTVTGRPRRCGWFDAALVRQSIRVGGVQGIVLTKLDVLDGIETLKICTGYTLDGRSFDYLPAGLRDQARLVPVYEEIEGWTDSTEGARSWKDLPGAAVKYVRRIEELVGAPVALLSTSPQRDDIIMMRDPFLD
- a CDS encoding alpha/beta hydrolase family protein — its product is MSIRTRPLSALSLATLAAATLAAAACSIPDMAPAAPQKTGAAVQDSVVFNRFLVPDGDQPDIEAGVWRAVGPAAAPRPLIVISHGTGGDFRSHLATAEALARAGFVVVALTHTGDNWRDQSRASDLGGRTRQVSVLIDYMLTAWEGRGGIDAKQIGAFGYSAGGFTMLAAAGGEPDMTRVVEHCRSHPDYFDCRLVAKTPSTGSPAARDALVIHRDPRLKALVIAAPALGFTFAGKGLAEVTQPVQLWQAGADQILPAPSYVEPVKAALPKPPEFFRVEGAGHYDFMPPCSAQLKLFAPAICAPTPGFDRAAFHETFDRDVIRFFTTHLRVPSPRPAASEGSVPGQSARLSPGTGPAS